In the Thermodesulfovibrio yellowstonii DSM 11347 genome, one interval contains:
- a CDS encoding response regulator: MTKRLKVLIVDDHTLFRKGLKEILLDTPYIKECKEAKSGYEAIDILSKESFDIVFLDIAMSDINGIETLKKIKILYPETKILMLSMYPEEQYAIRSLKCGASGYLTKSADPEELLKAVDKIIKGGKYLPHTFSEKLLHYIDKSEDIPPHEKLSEREFQVFLMIAKGKSLIEISKELSISIKTVSTYRARILEKLGLENNAEIINYAIKHGLIV, translated from the coding sequence ATGACTAAGAGACTGAAAGTTTTAATTGTTGATGATCACACTCTTTTCAGGAAGGGATTAAAAGAGATTCTTCTTGATACTCCTTATATTAAAGAATGTAAGGAGGCAAAAAGCGGATATGAAGCAATTGATATCCTTTCAAAAGAAAGTTTTGATATAGTGTTTCTTGACATTGCTATGTCTGATATAAATGGTATAGAGACCCTAAAAAAAATCAAAATTTTATACCCTGAAACAAAAATACTAATGCTCAGCATGTATCCCGAAGAGCAGTATGCTATAAGATCATTAAAATGTGGGGCTTCAGGCTATCTAACAAAATCTGCAGATCCTGAAGAACTTTTAAAAGCTGTTGATAAAATAATCAAGGGTGGTAAATATTTACCACATACTTTTTCAGAGAAATTACTTCATTATATTGATAAATCTGAAGATATTCCTCCTCATGAAAAGCTCTCAGAGAGAGAATTTCAGGTTTTTTTGATGATAGCAAAAGGGAAAAGTCTTATTGAGATTTCTAAGGAGCTTTCAATAAGTATTAAAACAGTAAGCACCTATAGAGCAAGGATTCTTGAAAAACTTGGACTTGAAAACAATGCTGAAATTATAAACTATGCTATTAAGCATGGTCTGATAGTTTAG
- a CDS encoding MFS transporter codes for MPIKDFIAIIYTTILTISALHMPQPLLPLLGHSFNVEMDTISLIMSATFIPLTFIPVISGILLNFLSPKKMILIAALIHSLTVFLISMAVNLYLVIFLRFVEGFLISAILTSNTSYIALKSVKERIQFFMSYYIAFTTIGGLLGRVIGSIIANYFGWRTCFQIMSVSLLLVLPIVYYFMEDVKLSKIKQTGYFSFKNFKLIFMNKTNFYIYIAIFCLFFVFSGITNFLPFRIKSIDRESSEMIIGFIYSGYITGIFMSFIATKIIKWIGNERKTMLLGFATYGFFLLIFSLPNLLLIFITMFGFCSGMFLVHSVASGYLNKIATTQKSLINGAYIAFYYSGGVLGSYLPGIVYKNFGWISFIIGLFIFVFVGFFVISKLSDHA; via the coding sequence ATGCCAATTAAGGATTTCATCGCTATAATCTATACAACCATACTTACAATTTCAGCATTACATATGCCTCAACCCCTTTTACCTTTATTGGGACATTCTTTTAACGTTGAGATGGACACGATATCTCTTATTATGAGTGCTACATTCATTCCCCTTACATTTATTCCTGTAATTTCAGGAATTCTGCTCAATTTTTTATCTCCCAAGAAGATGATTCTTATAGCTGCATTAATACATTCGTTGACTGTATTTTTAATATCTATGGCAGTAAATCTTTATTTAGTTATATTTCTCAGATTTGTAGAAGGTTTTTTGATATCAGCAATTCTTACTTCCAATACCTCTTATATTGCATTAAAATCTGTAAAGGAAAGAATTCAATTTTTTATGTCCTATTATATCGCTTTTACCACAATTGGAGGACTTCTTGGAAGAGTCATTGGCAGCATTATAGCCAATTATTTTGGTTGGAGAACTTGTTTTCAGATAATGTCAGTAAGTCTTCTTCTGGTTCTTCCCATTGTTTATTATTTTATGGAAGATGTAAAGTTATCAAAAATAAAACAAACAGGCTATTTTAGTTTTAAAAATTTTAAGCTTATTTTTATGAATAAAACAAATTTTTATATTTATATTGCAATTTTCTGCCTTTTTTTTGTTTTTTCAGGGATAACAAACTTTTTACCCTTTAGAATAAAAAGCATTGATAGAGAAAGCAGCGAAATGATTATAGGATTTATTTATTCAGGTTACATCACTGGAATATTTATGTCCTTTATCGCAACAAAAATTATAAAATGGATTGGAAATGAAAGAAAAACAATGCTTCTTGGTTTTGCTACCTATGGTTTTTTTCTTTTAATATTTAGTTTACCTAATTTATTGCTAATATTTATTACAATGTTCGGTTTTTGTTCTGGAATGTTTCTTGTCCATTCAGTTGCTTCTGGTTATTTAAATAAAATTGCAACAACACAGAAAAGTCTTATAAATGGAGCATACATAGCTTTTTATTACTCAGGTGGGGTTCTTGGTTCTTATTTACCTGGAATTGTATACAAAAATTTTGGGTGGATAAGTTTTATAATAGGCTTATTTATTTTCGTATTTGTAGGTTTTTTTGTTATATCTAAACTATCAGACCATGCTTAA
- a CDS encoding DNA-methyltransferase produces the protein MRKIPDNSVDVTFADPPFNLKKKYNSYYDEHDVEIYLSWCKEWLYEMVRITKPTGSIFVHNIPKWLIYFGSYLNEIAIFRHWIAWDAMGSPRGKTLLPNHYGILYYVKSDKFKFYDIRMLHKRCRKCKYILQDYGGKKAQMHQFGPLVSDVWTDIHRIRHRKRRDKHPCQLPVHLIERLLLMTSDEGDVILDPFVGTGTTAIAAKRLGRRFIGIDIDEKYIEIAHKKLKETQVTMINGIYISIFLNRVVTIRDKDWDKLKEAFLLPKDNLDIEKNEIKLKNINMLSSQKAKDLTLFEIDTNQNQLAIKGVQHEKIY, from the coding sequence ATGAGAAAAATCCCTGACAACAGCGTTGATGTTACCTTTGCAGACCCTCCTTTCAATCTAAAAAAGAAATACAACAGCTACTATGATGAGCATGATGTAGAGATATATCTTTCATGGTGTAAAGAATGGCTTTATGAGATGGTAAGAATTACAAAACCAACAGGTTCTATTTTTGTGCATAATATCCCAAAATGGTTGATATATTTTGGTTCTTATCTCAATGAAATAGCCATTTTTAGACACTGGATAGCATGGGATGCAATGGGGTCTCCCCGTGGTAAAACTCTTTTACCAAACCATTACGGAATTTTATATTATGTTAAATCTGATAAATTCAAATTTTACGATATAAGAATGCTCCATAAAAGATGTAGAAAGTGCAAGTATATTTTGCAGGATTACGGAGGTAAGAAAGCTCAGATGCATCAATTTGGCCCTCTTGTTTCTGATGTATGGACAGATATTCATAGAATAAGGCATAGAAAAAGAAGAGACAAACATCCATGTCAGTTACCAGTCCATCTTATTGAAAGACTTCTCTTAATGACCAGTGATGAAGGAGATGTTATTCTTGATCCATTCGTAGGCACAGGGACAACAGCGATTGCAGCAAAGAGACTCGGCAGAAGATTTATCGGCATAGATATTGATGAAAAATATATTGAAATTGCACATAAAAAATTAAAAGAGACACAGGTCACCATGATCAATGGAATTTATATAAGTATATTTCTTAACAGAGTTGTAACTATCAGAGATAAGGATTGGGATAAGCTTAAAGAAGCTTTTTTATTACCAAAAGATAATTTGGATATTGAAAAAAATGAAATAAAACTCAAGAATATCAATATGTTATCTTCTCAGAAAGCTAAAGACTTAACCTTATTTGAAATTGACACAAATCAAAACCAATTGGCAATCAAAGGAGTTCAACATGAAAAAATCTATTAA
- a CDS encoding ABC transporter substrate binding protein: protein MIGLKKLTMLRNFLICIFLLFFCLPEHAQAQEKKKILILNSYHQGLSWTDNIVKGIKESLKAMENSIDYYIEYMDTKRFYGDKYFEKIFNLMKQKYSGIKFDLIIVSDNDALLFTMKHYQRLFYEIPVIFCGINNFNDSLIEKYRKWFTGVAEETDVRGTLDIALKLHPNTQRVYIINDITTTGLAMKKGLLEIFPEFLNKISFIMLENPDMKELQKEVEKIPPKSIILLLLVNRDKTGNFFAYEESLDLLYPHTNSPIYSVWDFYLGRGIIGGKLTSAFLQGKKAGELALQVLQGKSPSEIPVVKESPNEYMFDYNELKRFNVSLNRLPKESRIINLPESFFVKYRKTLTMITLIFIGLSLVIVILTINISKRKKIEEELRISEEKYRDLYDNAPDMYHSVDKNGIIIECNETEAKMLGYKKEEIIGKPITYFMTEESKKAQAEFFPNIEKYSFIQVERDFIRKDGSVFTASLNVYVEVDEKGNFVKTKTIGRDITYRKQIEEELRKSREALRKLSVYLQNIRENERKEIAKEIHDELGQSLTALKLSLSWIKKRVEDEFLNKKFDETLTIVNALIKQVQNISNRLRPSLIDYLTLEDAIMWQVKEFERNTSIVCNVDIAEHGIKLSKNVSLTLFRIFQEALTNIARHANATEVDIKMFRSEASILLIIKDNGIGISDEKIKSPESFGLMAMRERAYSINATLDIHRSYEGGTEIIISVPVRNND from the coding sequence ATGATTGGATTAAAGAAATTAACCATGCTTAGAAATTTTTTGATTTGTATTTTTTTACTATTTTTTTGTCTTCCCGAACATGCTCAAGCACAGGAAAAGAAAAAGATTTTAATCCTTAATTCTTATCATCAGGGACTAAGCTGGACAGACAACATAGTTAAAGGTATCAAAGAATCATTGAAGGCTATGGAAAATAGTATTGACTATTATATTGAGTATATGGATACTAAGCGTTTTTATGGAGACAAATATTTTGAAAAAATTTTCAATCTTATGAAGCAGAAATATAGTGGAATTAAATTTGACCTGATAATTGTTTCAGATAATGATGCCTTATTGTTCACAATGAAGCATTATCAAAGATTATTTTACGAAATACCTGTTATTTTCTGTGGAATTAATAATTTTAACGATAGTTTGATAGAAAAATACAGAAAATGGTTTACTGGAGTGGCAGAGGAAACAGATGTAAGAGGCACACTTGATATAGCACTCAAGCTTCATCCTAATACACAAAGAGTTTATATTATCAATGATATAACAACAACAGGGCTTGCAATGAAAAAAGGACTCTTAGAGATATTCCCGGAATTTTTAAATAAAATAAGTTTCATTATGCTTGAGAATCCAGATATGAAAGAATTGCAGAAAGAGGTTGAGAAAATTCCTCCAAAGAGTATTATCCTCCTTTTGCTTGTAAATAGAGACAAAACTGGCAATTTCTTCGCTTATGAGGAAAGCCTTGATTTACTTTATCCGCATACTAATTCTCCCATATACAGTGTATGGGATTTTTATCTTGGCAGAGGCATTATTGGAGGGAAATTAACAAGTGCATTTTTGCAGGGCAAAAAAGCAGGGGAGCTTGCTTTACAGGTTTTACAGGGCAAATCTCCTTCTGAGATTCCTGTTGTTAAAGAAAGCCCTAATGAATACATGTTTGATTATAATGAACTCAAAAGATTCAATGTTTCTTTAAATAGACTTCCTAAGGAAAGCAGAATTATAAATCTTCCTGAAAGCTTTTTTGTTAAGTATAGAAAAACATTAACAATGATTACACTGATTTTCATTGGTTTATCTCTGGTAATAGTTATTCTCACAATAAATATATCAAAAAGGAAGAAAATAGAAGAAGAATTAAGAATATCAGAAGAAAAATACAGGGATCTCTATGACAATGCGCCTGATATGTATCATTCTGTTGATAAAAATGGAATTATTATTGAATGTAACGAAACAGAAGCAAAAATGTTAGGATATAAAAAAGAAGAAATAATTGGCAAACCAATAACTTATTTCATGACTGAAGAATCAAAGAAAGCTCAAGCAGAATTTTTCCCAAATATAGAAAAATACAGTTTTATTCAAGTTGAAAGAGATTTTATAAGAAAAGATGGTTCAGTGTTTACAGCATCTTTAAATGTTTATGTTGAGGTAGATGAAAAGGGAAATTTTGTTAAAACAAAAACAATAGGAAGAGATATTACATACAGAAAACAGATTGAGGAAGAACTTAGAAAATCAAGAGAAGCATTAAGAAAACTCTCAGTATATTTACAGAACATAAGAGAAAACGAAAGAAAAGAGATTGCTAAAGAAATTCATGATGAATTAGGACAGTCTCTTACCGCACTAAAACTATCTTTATCGTGGATTAAAAAACGTGTTGAAGATGAATTTTTAAATAAAAAATTTGATGAAACACTGACCATAGTAAATGCTCTGATAAAACAGGTTCAGAATATATCAAATAGGCTACGTCCATCTCTTATTGACTATTTAACTCTTGAAGATGCTATAATGTGGCAGGTTAAAGAATTTGAAAGAAACACTTCTATAGTATGCAATGTTGATATTGCAGAACATGGAATTAAATTATCAAAAAATGTATCTTTAACTCTTTTTAGAATATTCCAGGAAGCACTTACAAATATAGCAAGACATGCAAATGCAACAGAAGTAGATATTAAAATGTTCAGGTCGGAGGCGAGCATTTTATTAATTATTAAGGATAATGGGATAGGAATATCAGACGAAAAAATTAAAAGTCCTGAATCATTTGGTTTAATGGCAATGAGAGAGAGAGCTTATTCTATAAATGCAACTCTTGATATACATAGAAGCTATGAAGGAGGAACTGAGATAATTATTTCAGTTCCTGTAAGAAACAATGACTAA
- the glpX gene encoding class II fructose-bisphosphatase has protein sequence MDSNLTPAILRVCELAAIESARLMGKGNRKEADQAAVTAMRKALNDLPIKGRIVIGEGERDEAPMLYIGEEVGDGTGPEVDIAVDPLEGTNLCATGMPNALTVMAVTDRNGLLYCPDTYMEKLVVRPQAKGMVDIRKSVKENLEALAKALGRDIDDLVVVVLDRPRHENLIREIRAAGARIKLISDGDITPAIAATVEGTGIHALMGIGGAPEGVLSAAAVKSLGGEMQARMRWRNEEEKKRAIDYGMDISEDKVYTLDDLVPADNIIFVATGVTKGDLLNGVRFFGGGARTHSIVIESHQRIIRFVDTIHIFDKLVKITL, from the coding sequence ATGGACAGTAATTTAACTCCAGCAATTTTAAGAGTTTGTGAATTAGCAGCAATTGAGTCAGCAAGACTTATGGGTAAGGGAAATCGTAAAGAAGCAGACCAGGCTGCTGTAACTGCCATGCGTAAAGCATTAAATGATTTACCAATCAAAGGCAGAATTGTCATTGGTGAAGGAGAAAGAGACGAAGCTCCTATGCTTTACATAGGTGAAGAAGTTGGAGATGGAACAGGTCCTGAGGTTGATATAGCAGTTGATCCTCTTGAAGGAACAAATCTTTGTGCTACTGGAATGCCCAATGCCCTTACAGTCATGGCTGTAACTGACAGAAATGGACTTCTTTACTGTCCTGATACTTATATGGAAAAATTAGTTGTAAGACCGCAGGCAAAAGGAATGGTTGACATAAGAAAATCTGTTAAAGAAAATCTTGAAGCTCTCGCAAAAGCGCTCGGAAGAGACATAGATGACCTTGTTGTAGTCGTGCTTGACAGGCCACGTCATGAAAATCTGATTAGAGAAATTCGTGCAGCGGGCGCAAGAATAAAACTTATCTCAGATGGTGATATTACACCAGCTATTGCAGCAACTGTTGAAGGCACAGGAATTCATGCCCTCATGGGAATTGGAGGCGCACCTGAAGGAGTTTTATCAGCAGCAGCAGTTAAAAGTCTTGGTGGAGAGATGCAGGCAAGAATGCGTTGGAGAAATGAGGAAGAAAAGAAAAGAGCCATTGATTACGGAATGGATATAAGTGAAGACAAGGTTTACACTCTTGATGATCTTGTTCCAGCTGATAATATAATTTTTGTTGCAACAGGCGTGACTAAAGGGGATCTTCTTAATGGTGTTAGATTTTTTGGCGGTGGTGCAAGAACTCACTCAATTGTAATTGAGTCACATCAGAGGATTATAAGGTTTGTTGATACAATCCACATATTTGACAAATTAGTAAAAATAACATTGTAA
- a CDS encoding C39 family peptidase, giving the protein MKCKKYGYPLCFILYILLFIFILLTAPAYAQENIINSVPFFPSEDFQCGPASLAMILNFLGMKITVEEIAKEIYSKGAQGTADFDMIMFVQKKGFKSKYYSGSLEDIKEKIKANKPLIVMTDEGYWFYKKYHFMVVVGFDSESVIVNSGTKMHEKINMEDFKKKWSKTGFWTLLIEK; this is encoded by the coding sequence ATGAAATGTAAAAAGTATGGCTATCCCTTATGTTTTATTCTTTACATTTTGCTGTTTATATTTATTTTACTTACAGCTCCTGCTTATGCTCAGGAAAATATAATCAATTCTGTTCCTTTTTTCCCTTCAGAGGATTTTCAATGCGGTCCGGCATCCTTAGCCATGATTTTGAATTTTTTAGGGATGAAAATAACTGTAGAGGAAATAGCAAAGGAAATTTACAGCAAAGGTGCGCAGGGAACAGCTGATTTTGATATGATTATGTTTGTTCAAAAAAAAGGTTTTAAATCTAAATATTATAGTGGGAGTCTTGAAGATATAAAGGAAAAAATAAAGGCGAATAAGCCTCTGATTGTAATGACAGATGAGGGATACTGGTTTTACAAAAAGTATCACTTTATGGTAGTTGTAGGATTTGATAGCGAGTCTGTTATAGTAAATTCAGGGACAAAAATGCACGAGAAAATTAACATGGAAGATTTTAAGAAAAAATGGAGCAAAACAGGCTTTTGGACACTTTTAATAGAGAAATAA
- a CDS encoding FmdB family zinc ribbon protein has translation MPIYEFKCMNCGKTFTVKMTVMEMEKSKITCPKCGSENVKKVISQFSTITSKKS, from the coding sequence ATGCCAATTTATGAATTTAAGTGCATGAATTGTGGCAAAACTTTTACAGTCAAAATGACTGTAATGGAGATGGAAAAATCCAAAATAACCTGCCCCAAGTGTGGTTCAGAGAATGTAAAAAAAGTGATTTCACAATTTAGTACAATTACCTCAAAAAAATCTTAG
- a CDS encoding DUF4405 domain-containing protein — MKKSINFRGFVSLLTAFSFVFAFISGIILYFTPQGRIAYWINWKFLGLTKTDWTNMHIIFCIVFMLTAFFHVYYNWNVLINYIYSKAKKALNLRKELTVVCAIVILSFIGSLKPFPPFNFLLDLSDYLKNAWIKSPEYEPPFGHAELLSLEEFSKRRNIDLKQATIALTQKGIKINSTKESIGLIAKNNRLSPLQIYEILKPLEGKITSVDSKPLEKSDTKQTKTSKWTRDEIIKEFEGKGLGKKTLKQICAENKIDLQKALAKLKNKGINAKEMDTLREIADKNGTSPIEILIEILIDENKT, encoded by the coding sequence ATGAAAAAATCTATTAATTTTAGAGGATTTGTAAGCCTGCTTACTGCTTTTTCCTTTGTCTTTGCCTTTATTTCAGGTATTATTCTTTATTTTACACCACAGGGAAGAATTGCTTACTGGATAAACTGGAAGTTTTTAGGTCTCACAAAGACAGACTGGACAAATATGCATATTATTTTCTGTATTGTTTTCATGCTCACTGCTTTTTTTCACGTCTACTATAACTGGAATGTGCTCATAAATTATATTTACAGCAAAGCTAAAAAAGCCTTGAATCTTAGAAAAGAACTTACTGTTGTTTGCGCGATTGTAATTTTGAGTTTTATTGGCTCACTGAAACCCTTTCCTCCCTTCAACTTCCTGTTAGACCTTTCTGATTATCTTAAAAATGCATGGATAAAGTCCCCAGAATATGAACCACCATTTGGACATGCAGAGTTGCTATCCCTTGAAGAGTTCTCTAAAAGAAGAAATATAGACCTCAAGCAGGCAACCATAGCCTTAACTCAAAAAGGAATAAAAATTAACTCCACAAAGGAAAGTATAGGACTAATAGCTAAAAATAACAGGCTGAGCCCCCTTCAGATTTATGAGATTTTAAAACCTCTTGAAGGGAAAATCACGTCAGTTGACTCAAAACCACTGGAAAAAAGTGATACAAAACAGACTAAAACCTCAAAATGGACAAGAGATGAAATAATTAAAGAGTTTGAAGGGAAAGGTCTTGGTAAGAAAACTTTAAAGCAAATCTGCGCAGAAAATAAAATTGACCTTCAGAAAGCATTAGCTAAACTGAAAAACAAGGGAATAAATGCGAAAGAAATGGATACACTCAGAGAAATCGCTGATAAAAATGGCACAAGTCCTATAGAAATTCTTATTGAGATACTTATAGACGAGAATAAAACTTAA
- the glgC gene encoding glucose-1-phosphate adenylyltransferase — MPKVLAIVLAGGKGERLFPLTSFRSKPSVPFGARYRIVDFVLSNLVNSQIYSIYLLVQYKSQSLIEHIRQNWFFSSVGSDHFVTVVPPQMRMGPEWFQGTADAVFQNIGLIKEHNPDIVLIFGADHIYRMDIRQMIKFHIENNAHVTVAARPVALKHASSFGVIITDPDHRIAGFQEKPKDPIPMPDNPDMAYVSMGNYIFNADILIDALVRAEKKKQHDFGAHVIPDLVGRKCKVYAYDFAKNEIPGIKSYEERGYWRDVGTISAYFDAHMDMLGEKPIFEIYNKMWPIHPARYEGPPVKILDGEIKNSIIAEGALIYGGKIENSFIRSGSIIEKDVEIKDSLIMDDVIIKRNSKLYRVIVDKKNVVYEGEKIGFSAEQDRFRCYIDSSGICILPRAARYNDWIKEINHA, encoded by the coding sequence ATGCCCAAAGTTTTAGCAATAGTTCTTGCAGGTGGAAAGGGTGAAAGATTGTTCCCTTTAACATCATTTAGGTCAAAGCCTTCTGTTCCTTTTGGTGCGAGATATAGAATAGTTGATTTTGTTTTAAGTAATCTTGTTAATTCTCAGATTTACTCAATTTATCTTCTTGTTCAGTATAAATCTCAGTCACTTATTGAACATATAAGGCAAAATTGGTTTTTCTCATCTGTTGGAAGTGATCACTTTGTAACAGTTGTTCCACCCCAAATGCGAATGGGTCCTGAATGGTTTCAGGGAACAGCAGATGCAGTGTTTCAAAATATTGGATTAATCAAAGAACACAATCCTGATATTGTTTTAATTTTTGGTGCAGATCATATTTATAGAATGGATATAAGACAGATGATAAAATTCCATATTGAAAACAATGCACATGTTACTGTAGCTGCAAGACCTGTTGCTTTAAAGCATGCTTCATCATTTGGAGTAATCATTACAGATCCGGACCACAGAATTGCAGGTTTTCAGGAGAAACCTAAAGACCCTATACCCATGCCTGATAATCCAGATATGGCTTATGTCTCAATGGGCAATTATATATTCAATGCTGATATTTTAATTGATGCTTTAGTGCGTGCTGAGAAGAAAAAACAGCATGATTTTGGTGCTCATGTAATACCTGACCTTGTGGGAAGGAAATGCAAGGTTTATGCCTATGATTTTGCTAAAAATGAGATTCCAGGAATTAAATCCTACGAAGAACGTGGTTACTGGCGAGATGTAGGGACAATAAGTGCATATTTTGATGCTCACATGGATATGCTTGGAGAAAAACCAATTTTTGAAATTTACAATAAGATGTGGCCTATTCATCCTGCCAGATATGAAGGTCCGCCTGTAAAAATTCTTGATGGAGAGATAAAGAATAGTATTATTGCCGAAGGAGCATTGATATATGGAGGTAAAATAGAAAATTCTTTTATAAGAAGTGGTAGCATAATAGAAAAAGATGTAGAGATAAAAGATTCTCTTATTATGGATGATGTTATTATAAAAAGAAATAGTAAGCTTTACAGAGTTATAGTTGATAAAAAAAATGTTGTTTATGAAGGGGAAAAAATTGGATTTTCAGCAGAACAAGACCGTTTTAGATGTTATATAGACTCTTCAGGGATATGTATTCTTCCAAGAGCAGCAAGATATAATGATTGGATTAAAGAAATTAACCATGCTTAG
- the prmC gene encoding peptide chain release factor N(5)-glutamine methyltransferase, with amino-acid sequence MKALDKIREIVNKFSFNIREAQEIICHVLKIDKIQLYTENPEITSEQAHTIKSLIERRLKKEPLQYIIGECYFYNIKIKVGRGVLIPRPETEILVEQVLERQKLISNTGNRILDLCTGSGCIALAIGKNAPEFQIFGIDKSEKAVKYATENKALNNIKNVIFLVGDMFNPFKEKIFACITANPPYVKTDEISKLQPEIKNYEPLEALNGGEDGLNFYRKIIENAEKYLLNSGLIFLEIGQGQAKAVQNIALMSGFNVIEVVKDIAGIDRVMILQKSKSL; translated from the coding sequence GTGAAAGCTCTTGATAAAATAAGAGAAATTGTCAATAAATTTTCTTTTAATATCAGAGAAGCACAAGAAATTATCTGCCATGTTCTAAAAATTGACAAAATACAACTTTATACTGAAAATCCTGAAATAACTTCTGAACAGGCGCATACCATAAAATCTCTCATAGAAAGAAGATTAAAAAAAGAACCTCTTCAGTATATTATTGGAGAATGCTATTTTTACAATATTAAAATAAAAGTTGGCAGAGGAGTATTAATTCCAAGACCTGAGACAGAGATACTGGTTGAACAGGTTCTTGAGAGACAGAAATTAATTAGCAATACAGGAAATAGAATACTTGATTTATGTACAGGCTCAGGATGCATTGCATTGGCTATCGGTAAAAATGCTCCGGAATTTCAAATTTTTGGTATTGATAAATCAGAAAAAGCAGTTAAGTATGCAACAGAAAATAAAGCATTGAACAATATAAAAAATGTTATTTTTCTCGTTGGTGACATGTTTAATCCTTTCAAAGAAAAAATATTTGCTTGTATTACTGCAAATCCTCCCTATGTGAAAACAGATGAAATTTCTAAATTGCAGCCTGAGATTAAAAATTATGAACCTTTGGAAGCACTGAATGGAGGAGAAGATGGACTTAATTTTTATAGAAAGATTATAGAAAATGCAGAGAAATATCTTCTAAATAGTGGCTTAATTTTTTTAGAAATCGGGCAAGGACAGGCTAAGGCAGTTCAAAATATAGCATTAATGTCTGGTTTTAATGTAATTGAAGTGGTTAAAGACATTGCAGGAATTGATAGAGTTATGATATTACAAAAGAGCAAAAGTCTATAA
- a CDS encoding CfrBI family restriction endonuclease, giving the protein MKELIGKIVHSVLTGQDYRTYVLATINKRFLDKAQKLISEIFEYKRKGNNWLEKLLDDTYKKQGKNNKFKLLWFGGLNDKTVKNMTGGTSAKRVCLDLGKKNIKALQLLLEEFENSEDLYQMIINIEKDKEKISLDYIESLFFMNIISAMKLTIQGGAWSEVGKKTEKGLLFVIFKMINIPDERYILTNEEMKKKGLVKNREIDAIVLNDKNEALTVELKLLGIGNPEIGDEAFSRNVNLFLTDKLTEMMKDEAKNQGITVIEFRQKNPLFKIYEFFSSNGVSCNKPEEMSAEELEKSINKIIREWREEQEDLKIVKKLKEWTK; this is encoded by the coding sequence ATGAAAGAATTAATAGGTAAAATAGTCCATTCAGTTCTTACAGGACAGGATTATAGAACGTATGTATTAGCAACAATAAATAAAAGATTTCTTGATAAAGCACAAAAGTTAATTTCAGAAATATTTGAATATAAAAGAAAAGGCAATAATTGGCTTGAAAAACTCCTGGATGATACCTATAAAAAACAAGGGAAGAATAATAAATTCAAGCTATTATGGTTTGGCGGACTTAATGATAAAACTGTAAAAAATATGACAGGAGGAACATCAGCAAAAAGAGTATGCTTAGATTTAGGCAAGAAAAATATTAAAGCCTTACAATTATTATTAGAAGAATTTGAGAATTCTGAAGATTTATATCAAATGATAATCAATATAGAAAAAGACAAAGAAAAGATTAGTCTAGATTACATTGAAAGTTTATTTTTTATGAACATCATTTCAGCTATGAAATTAACAATTCAAGGAGGAGCTTGGAGCGAAGTAGGGAAGAAAACTGAAAAAGGCTTATTATTCGTCATATTTAAAATGATAAATATACCCGATGAAAGATATATATTAACAAATGAGGAAATGAAGAAAAAAGGATTAGTCAAAAACAGAGAAATAGATGCAATCGTGCTCAATGATAAAAATGAAGCTTTGACTGTTGAATTAAAATTACTCGGAATCGGTAATCCAGAAATTGGAGATGAAGCTTTTTCGAGAAATGTCAATCTATTTTTAACAGATAAATTAACAGAAATGATGAAAGACGAAGCAAAAAATCAAGGTATTACTGTAATTGAATTTAGACAAAAAAATCCTTTATTTAAAATTTACGAATTTTTTAGCTCAAATGGTGTATCATGTAATAAGCCAGAAGAAATGTCAGCGGAAGAATTAGAAAAAAGCATAAATAAAATAATAAGAGAATGGCGGGAAGAACAAGAGGATCTAAAAATTGTAAAAAAACTGAAAGAATGGACGAAATAA